Below is a genomic region from Prochlorococcus marinus str. MIT 0918.
CCCAAGCATTCAAATGAGGGAAAAGTGCATAGTCTTGAAATACCATGCCTATCCCTCTTCTTTCTGGAGGCAAAATATAAGAAGGGGATGAAATAATATTATCTTCTAATGAAATAATTCCTTTATACGGACGTTCAAAGCCTGCGATTAATCTTAATAAGGTTGTTTTCCCGCACCCTGAGGGCCCTAAAAGTCCAAGAAGTTCTCCATGTTTTAGAGTTAAGTTAACCGAATTAATAGTAAGGCCACTATTTGGGAAATCTCCATAATGATGACTGAGATTGGAAATCTCTAGTTGATTATCATTCACAACTCAAAACCAATAAAAAATGAAAAAGGCTGAAAGAGCAAATTTAATTATGCATAGATTAGCTGAAAAATATCCTAATCCACCTATACCTCTAAATCATACTAATAGTTTTACATTACTTGTTGCTGTTGTCTTAAGTGCACAATCTACTGATAAAAAGGTCAATGAAATAACACCTGCTTTATTCAAGAATCGTGATAACGCAGAAGAAATCAATAAATTAGGTAAAGATGTTATATATGAATATATCAAACAAATTGGATTGGCTAATACAAAGGCAAAACATATATACGAGCTAAGCAAAATCATTAAGAGAGACTATTCAAATAAGGTGCCTGACAATCTCGAAGATCTTAAGTCATTACCAGGAGTAGGCCATAAAACAGCAAGTGTTGTAATGTCTCAAGCATTTGGAGTGCCTTCTTTCCCAGTTGATACACATATTCACAGACTTAGTCAAAGGTGGAAATTAACCACAGGAAAAAGTGTAGAGCAAACAGAAAAAGACTTGAAAAAACTTTTTCCTAAAGAAAAATGGAATTTATTACATTTACAAATAATTTATTATGGTAGAGAATATTGCACAGCTAGGGGGTGTGACGGGACAAAATGTTATCTATGCAAGGAATTATTTCCATTAAGAAAAAAACCTATAATTTGTAATAAATGATGGTATCGGAATAAAAGTAAATAAACAATGTACTAAATTATTAGCTAATATAAATTGTATTTTAAATTTTTTATATGAATATCGCAGTAAGTGGAGCATCTGGAAAAACTGGATTTAGGATCTCAGAAGAGGCCTTAAAAGCTGGCAATAAAGTCAGGCTAATAACAAGAAAAAACTCTATAATTCCGGAATCCCTAAAAGGGTGTGAGAATTATCAACTAGATTTTTCCCAGCAAAATATTTTAGATAAAGCATTACAAGGTATAGATACCTTAATTATTGCAACAGGTGCTAGACCTAATATAGATTTAACTGGACCTGCAAAGGTTGATGCATTAGGTGTTAAAAGACAAGTCTCTAGTTGTCAAAGAGTAGGTATAAAAAGAATAGTTTTAGTTAGTTCACTATGTGTAGGTAAAATACTTCACCCACTAAATCTTTTTGGATTTATATTATTATGGAAACAAGTAGGTGAAAATAGTGTGATTAATAGTAATATCGATTGGACAATTATTAGGCCAGGCGGACTAAATGAGAAAGAAAATGATTTAGATAAAGAAAATATTAACTATACAACTGAAGGAAATCAAGAGGAGGGGTCAATACCAAGAAGATTAGTAGCAAAGACATGTATAGATGCATTAAAAAATACATCATCAATAAATAAGATCATTGAAATAACAAGTAATATAGAGA
It encodes:
- the nth gene encoding endonuclease III, coding for MKKAERANLIMHRLAEKYPNPPIPLNHTNSFTLLVAVVLSAQSTDKKVNEITPALFKNRDNAEEINKLGKDVIYEYIKQIGLANTKAKHIYELSKIIKRDYSNKVPDNLEDLKSLPGVGHKTASVVMSQAFGVPSFPVDTHIHRLSQRWKLTTGKSVEQTEKDLKKLFPKEKWNLLHLQIIYYGREYCTARGCDGTKCYLCKELFPLRKKPIICNK
- a CDS encoding SDR family oxidoreductase — protein: MNIAVSGASGKTGFRISEEALKAGNKVRLITRKNSIIPESLKGCENYQLDFSQQNILDKALQGIDTLIIATGARPNIDLTGPAKVDALGVKRQVSSCQRVGIKRIVLVSSLCVGKILHPLNLFGFILLWKQVGENSVINSNIDWTIIRPGGLNEKENDLDKENINYTTEGNQEEGSIPRRLVAKTCIDALKNTSSINKIIEITSNIENNNISFKKAIEGFTIKR